One part of the Candidatus Tanganyikabacteria bacterium genome encodes these proteins:
- a CDS encoding response regulator — translation MAEKILLVDDEEMIVESIEYALAQEGYEVVKAFDGQEALQQVQLAKPNLIVLDLMLPKLSGLEVCRLLRREQNDVPIIMLTAKGEEIDRVIGLEVGADDYLIKPLGVTLKMTVTPHEPR, via the coding sequence GAGATGATCGTCGAATCCATCGAGTACGCCCTCGCGCAAGAAGGCTATGAGGTGGTTAAGGCGTTTGACGGCCAGGAAGCGCTCCAGCAGGTGCAACTGGCCAAGCCCAACCTCATCGTGCTGGATCTGATGCTGCCAAAGCTGTCGGGCCTCGAGGTCTGCCGCCTGCTGCGCCGCGAGCAGAACGACGTGCCGATCATCATGCTCACGGCCAAGGGCGAGGAGATCGATCGCGTCATCGGCCTGGAGGTCGGGGCGGACGACTACCTGATCAAACCGTTGGGTGTAACTCTCAAAATGACGGTCACGCCGCATGAACCTCGCTGA